A window from Flavobacterium gyeonganense encodes these proteins:
- the araA gene encoding L-arabinose isomerase, translating to MIDISQKEVWFVVGSQELYGEETLRKVAEHSQIIAKGLGESSQIPVKVVYKDVVKSPAQILDVCLAANTTKNCIGLITWMHTFSPAKMWIGGLSILKKPLCHLHTQYNAEIPWGSIDMDFMNLNQSAHGDREFGFIMSRMRKKRKVVVGHWEDERVQKKLGIWTRVALGWDELQNLKVARIGDNMREVAVTEGDKVEAQIRFGMSVNGYDSSDVTKHIEKVTDAQLNDLLAVYEVSYKLTDSLKEGGAQRSSLVEAAKIELGLRAFLEEGGFGAFTDTFENLGAWKQLPGIATQRLMADGYGFGGEGDWKTAAMVRALKVMNVGLEGGTSFMEDYTYHFTPQKSYVLGSHMLEICPSIADGKASCEVHPLGIGGKEDPARLVFNSPAGEAINVSLVDMGNRFRLIVNEVVAVKPMAELPKLPVARVLWDCKPNLDIAATAWILAGGAHHTVYSQAVTTEFMEDFADIAGIELLVIDEKTTIRDFKDKINANEAYYHTFQHGL from the coding sequence ATGATTGACATTTCTCAAAAAGAAGTTTGGTTTGTAGTAGGAAGCCAGGAATTATACGGTGAAGAAACACTAAGAAAAGTAGCAGAACATTCTCAGATAATAGCAAAAGGATTAGGAGAATCGTCTCAAATCCCTGTAAAAGTGGTTTATAAGGATGTAGTAAAATCACCAGCTCAGATTTTAGATGTTTGCTTAGCGGCAAACACCACTAAAAACTGTATCGGTCTTATTACCTGGATGCATACATTTTCACCGGCAAAAATGTGGATTGGAGGATTGAGTATTTTGAAAAAACCATTATGTCATTTACATACACAATACAACGCTGAAATTCCATGGGGATCTATCGATATGGATTTCATGAACCTGAATCAATCAGCTCACGGAGATCGTGAATTTGGTTTCATCATGTCCAGAATGCGTAAAAAACGCAAAGTGGTTGTAGGACACTGGGAAGACGAAAGAGTACAGAAAAAATTAGGTATCTGGACAAGAGTAGCTTTAGGATGGGACGAGCTTCAAAACCTGAAAGTAGCCCGTATTGGAGACAATATGCGTGAAGTTGCCGTTACGGAAGGAGATAAAGTGGAAGCTCAAATTCGTTTCGGAATGTCCGTTAACGGATATGATTCTTCTGATGTTACCAAGCATATTGAGAAAGTTACTGATGCCCAATTAAATGATTTACTGGCAGTTTACGAAGTTTCTTATAAGTTAACGGATTCTTTAAAAGAAGGCGGAGCGCAAAGAAGTTCATTAGTAGAAGCAGCAAAAATCGAATTAGGATTAAGAGCTTTCCTTGAAGAAGGCGGTTTTGGAGCTTTTACAGATACTTTTGAAAACCTTGGGGCATGGAAACAATTACCGGGAATCGCTACACAAAGATTAATGGCAGATGGTTATGGTTTTGGTGGTGAAGGTGACTGGAAAACCGCTGCAATGGTGAGAGCATTAAAAGTAATGAACGTTGGTCTTGAAGGAGGAACTTCTTTCATGGAAGATTACACGTACCACTTTACACCTCAAAAATCATACGTTTTGGGATCACACATGTTGGAAATTTGTCCATCTATTGCTGACGGAAAAGCGTCTTGCGAAGTACATCCTCTTGGAATTGGTGGAAAAGAAGATCCGGCTCGTTTGGTATTCAACTCACCTGCAGGAGAGGCTATCAATGTTTCATTAGTGGACATGGGGAACCGTTTCCGTTTAATTGTAAACGAAGTGGTTGCGGTTAAACCAATGGCTGAATTACCAAAATTACCGGTTGCACGTGTATTATGGGATTGCAAACCAAACCTTGATATTGCAGCTACAGCATGGATTTTGGCAGGTGGAGCACACCATACGGTGTACAGTCAGGCAGTTACAACTGAATTTATGGAGGATTTTGCAGATATCGCCGGAATTGAATTGTTGGTGATTGATGAAAAAACCACTATCAGGGATTTTAAAGATAAAATTAATGCTAATGAAGCGTACTACCATACGTTTCAGCACGGATTATAA
- a CDS encoding ribulokinase, whose translation MKNYVIGLDYGTDSVRAVLIDTENGQELASNVSHYKRWKNKQYCDASINQFRQHPLDHIEGLEITIQNVVKESKVDPAAIKGICIDTTGSSPVPVTKDGIPLALTKGFEENPNAMMVLWKDHTAINEANEINELAVSWGGENVTKYVGGIYSSEWFWAKILHIAREDEAVRNAAHTWLEHCDLMTYLLIEDKDLKTFKRSRCAAGHKAMWHQDWNGLPPVEFLEKLHPYLAALRGNLYDETYTSDLVAGKLSKEWADRLGLTTDTVVAVGTFDAHSGAVGAKIGENTLVRVMGTSTCDILVGSYDEVGTKNVRGICGQVDGSVIPGYIGLEAGQSAFGDLLAWYKELLMWPTEQLLGASSILNEAQKEQLREEFSDKLIIELTKEAEKIPLSESVPTALDWINGRRTPDANQEVKSAISNLSLGSKAPHIFKALVNAICFGSKKIVDRFEEEGVKIDSVIGIGGVARKSPFIMQTLANVLNKPIKVALSDQAPALGAAIYAAVASGIYPNVIEASQKMGSRFESEYTPEPEKVSAYNKLLLAYDQLSSYADPSIKITENEFSL comes from the coding sequence ATGAAAAACTATGTTATAGGATTAGATTACGGAACAGATTCTGTTCGTGCAGTGCTTATAGACACTGAAAACGGACAGGAACTGGCATCAAATGTTTCTCATTATAAAAGATGGAAAAACAAACAATATTGTGACGCTTCTATAAATCAGTTTCGTCAGCATCCTCTGGATCATATTGAAGGACTGGAAATTACCATTCAAAATGTTGTTAAAGAAAGTAAGGTTGATCCTGCTGCCATAAAAGGAATCTGTATTGATACCACAGGGTCTTCTCCGGTTCCGGTTACAAAAGATGGAATTCCACTGGCTTTGACAAAAGGTTTTGAGGAAAATCCAAATGCAATGATGGTGTTGTGGAAAGATCATACTGCCATAAATGAAGCAAACGAAATCAATGAACTGGCAGTAAGCTGGGGCGGTGAAAATGTAACAAAATATGTGGGCGGAATCTATTCATCAGAATGGTTTTGGGCAAAAATCCTGCACATTGCCAGAGAAGATGAAGCCGTAAGGAATGCAGCCCACACCTGGTTAGAACACTGCGATTTAATGACCTATTTATTAATTGAAGATAAAGATTTAAAAACATTCAAAAGAAGCCGTTGTGCAGCAGGTCACAAAGCTATGTGGCACCAGGACTGGAACGGACTTCCTCCTGTTGAATTCTTAGAAAAACTACATCCATATTTAGCTGCACTTCGTGGCAATTTATACGATGAAACCTATACTTCAGATTTAGTAGCCGGAAAATTGAGCAAAGAATGGGCAGACCGTTTAGGACTTACGACAGATACAGTTGTAGCTGTTGGGACTTTCGATGCACATTCAGGAGCAGTTGGGGCTAAAATTGGCGAAAATACATTGGTTCGCGTAATGGGAACTTCAACTTGTGATATTTTAGTTGGTTCTTATGATGAAGTGGGTACCAAAAACGTTCGCGGTATCTGTGGTCAGGTTGACGGATCTGTGATTCCGGGTTATATTGGTCTTGAAGCAGGTCAGTCTGCTTTTGGCGATTTATTGGCCTGGTACAAAGAATTGCTAATGTGGCCAACAGAACAGTTATTAGGTGCTTCATCAATTTTAAACGAAGCTCAAAAAGAACAATTAAGAGAAGAATTCAGTGATAAATTAATTATCGAATTAACAAAAGAAGCTGAAAAGATTCCATTATCTGAAAGTGTGCCAACCGCTTTAGACTGGATCAACGGACGCAGAACCCCGGATGCGAATCAGGAAGTAAAAAGTGCCATTTCAAACTTATCTTTAGGATCAAAAGCGCCTCATATTTTTAAAGCTTTAGTGAACGCAATCTGTTTTGGATCTAAAAAAATCGTGGATCGTTTTGAAGAAGAAGGTGTAAAAATTGACAGCGTTATCGGTATCGGTGGTGTTGCCCGTAAATCACCTTTCATCATGCAGACTTTGGCAAACGTTTTAAACAAGCCAATTAAAGTAGCCCTGTCAGATCAGGCTCCGGCTTTGGGAGCTGCAATTTATGCTGCTGTTGCTTCCGGAATTTATCCAAATGTAATTGAAGCCAGTCAAAAAATGGGAAGTCGTTTTGAAAGTGAATACACTCCGGAACCTGAAAAAGTGTCTGCTTACAACAAATTACTTTTAGCATACGATCAACTAAGCAGTTATGCAGATCCATCTATTAAAATTACAGAAAATGAGTTCTCTTTATAA
- a CDS encoding OsmC family protein, protein MSFKHLFKAAINWTSNPNPVQSTSKFYSKSHQIKIEGKPILNISAAKAFKGDPELYNPEDLLLSSLVSCHMMSYLYVCSQNGIEVLEYSDNAEAILEVAPDGSGRFTEVHLHPKVKIANPDKIQEALDLHTKANQLCFIANSCNFPVLHNATCETA, encoded by the coding sequence ATGTCATTTAAACACCTCTTTAAAGCAGCAATAAACTGGACTTCCAATCCAAATCCAGTACAATCAACTTCAAAATTCTACAGCAAAAGTCATCAAATTAAAATTGAAGGAAAGCCAATTTTAAATATTTCAGCCGCAAAAGCTTTCAAAGGCGATCCCGAATTATATAATCCGGAGGATTTGCTCTTAAGCAGTCTGGTTTCCTGCCACATGATGTCGTATTTATATGTATGTTCCCAAAACGGAATTGAAGTTTTAGAATATTCAGATAACGCCGAAGCAATTTTAGAAGTTGCTCCTGATGGAAGCGGCCGTTTTACAGAAGTTCATCTGCATCCAAAAGTGAAAATTGCAAATCCGGATAAAATTCAGGAAGCTTTAGATTTGCATACAAAAGCCAATCAATTGTGTTTTATCGCGAACTCCTGTAATTTTCCAGTCCTGCATAATGCCACTTGCGAAACTGCATAA
- a CDS encoding aldose epimerase family protein, with product MNVLKRCAFGITIIGLTALSVQCKSDKKMESNTTQNAKDSVTIVKSDYGTTPKGEKIESYKLKNQNGMEVDIITFGGIITDLKVPNKDGVSENVVTGFNSLEQYMKPNPFFGALIGRFGNRIAKGKFTLDGKEYTLAINNAPNALHGGPEGFFRAVWKAEEAKSGEAAVLKLSYLSKDMEEGYPGNLKVIVTYTLTKNNELEVLYEASTDKKTVVNLTQHTYFNLSGDFSKTILDHELTLNADKIVPVDATLIPTGELQDIANTPFDFRKPKLIGKDIDAKDEQLIRGKGYDHCWVLNNPEKGKTVIATAYHPASGRVLEVTTDEPGIQFYSGNFLDGTLPMRNGGTYAHRTGFCLETQHYPDSPNQKNFPTTVLNPGENYKTKTTFKFSVKK from the coding sequence ATGAATGTATTAAAACGTTGTGCTTTCGGAATTACGATAATCGGTTTGACAGCACTTTCTGTTCAATGTAAAAGTGATAAAAAAATGGAGTCGAACACAACTCAAAACGCAAAAGATTCTGTAACAATTGTAAAATCGGATTACGGAACAACTCCAAAAGGAGAAAAAATTGAAAGCTACAAGCTAAAAAACCAAAACGGAATGGAAGTCGATATCATCACTTTTGGTGGTATTATCACAGACTTAAAAGTACCAAACAAAGATGGCGTTTCTGAAAATGTAGTGACAGGATTCAATTCCCTGGAACAATACATGAAACCTAATCCGTTTTTTGGCGCTTTAATCGGACGTTTCGGAAACCGAATTGCAAAAGGTAAATTTACATTAGATGGTAAAGAATATACATTAGCAATCAATAATGCTCCAAATGCACTGCACGGAGGACCGGAAGGTTTTTTCAGAGCTGTATGGAAAGCAGAAGAAGCGAAATCAGGAGAAGCAGCAGTCTTGAAATTATCTTACTTAAGCAAAGATATGGAAGAAGGCTACCCTGGAAACTTAAAAGTGATTGTAACCTATACGTTAACAAAAAACAACGAACTGGAAGTACTTTACGAAGCAAGTACAGATAAAAAGACAGTTGTCAATCTGACACAGCATACATATTTTAACTTATCAGGTGATTTCTCTAAAACGATTTTGGATCATGAACTTACTTTGAATGCGGATAAAATTGTTCCGGTAGATGCTACTTTAATCCCGACTGGTGAATTGCAGGATATTGCCAACACGCCATTCGATTTCAGAAAGCCAAAATTAATTGGAAAAGATATCGATGCTAAAGATGAACAATTAATAAGAGGAAAAGGGTACGACCACTGCTGGGTACTGAATAATCCTGAAAAAGGAAAAACAGTTATCGCAACAGCTTACCACCCTGCAAGCGGAAGAGTTTTAGAAGTTACCACAGACGAACCTGGAATTCAGTTCTACTCTGGTAATTTCCTTGACGGAACTTTACCAATGCGCAACGGCGGAACTTATGCTCACAGAACAGGTTTCTGTTTAGAAACGCAACATTACCCGGATTCTCCAAACCAGAAAAACTTCCCAACGACAGTTTTAAATCCGGGCGAAAATTATAAAACGAAAACAACATTTAAGTTTTCAGTTAAAAAATAA
- a CDS encoding S66 peptidase family protein: MITPPYLQKGDTVALLATARKNIDDNLKPTIDLLKSWGLEAVIGSSIGLDYHQLAGTDEQRAADFQKQMDNPNIKAIWCVRGGYGTVRMLDLLDFSKFKQHPKWVIGFSDVTVLHNHLNTMGYKSIHGVMPVTIPRATPAAISSMKSAVFGEPLSYSVAPHPMNRFGQGTGELVGGNLSILYSLLGSPSAIDCKDKILFIEDLDEYLYHIDRMMMNLRRNGCIENLKGIIIGGMTKMKDNEVPWGKNALEIIDDVTKKYNIPVIFNFPAGHIQDNRALVMGSTISIEVNASGSTVVFK; this comes from the coding sequence ATGATAACACCACCTTATTTACAAAAAGGAGATACTGTAGCTCTTTTGGCAACAGCCCGAAAAAACATAGATGATAATTTAAAGCCTACCATAGATTTGCTAAAAAGCTGGGGCCTAGAAGCCGTAATTGGAAGTTCAATTGGTCTGGATTACCATCAACTGGCTGGAACAGACGAACAGCGTGCTGCCGATTTTCAAAAGCAAATGGACAATCCGAATATAAAGGCGATCTGGTGTGTGCGAGGCGGTTACGGAACTGTGAGAATGTTAGATTTATTGGATTTTTCGAAATTCAAGCAGCATCCTAAATGGGTTATTGGTTTTAGTGATGTTACGGTTTTGCACAATCATCTCAATACGATGGGTTATAAATCTATTCATGGGGTAATGCCGGTTACTATTCCGCGTGCGACTCCGGCTGCTATTAGTTCGATGAAATCGGCTGTGTTTGGGGAACCTCTTTCGTATTCTGTTGCTCCGCATCCGATGAACCGTTTTGGTCAGGGAACCGGCGAATTAGTGGGTGGAAATCTTTCTATCTTATACAGTTTATTAGGATCGCCATCGGCAATTGACTGTAAGGACAAGATTTTATTTATCGAAGATTTAGATGAGTACCTGTATCATATTGATCGCATGATGATGAATTTACGTCGAAACGGCTGTATCGAAAACCTGAAAGGAATCATTATTGGCGGAATGACGAAGATGAAGGACAATGAAGTTCCGTGGGGGAAAAATGCACTTGAAATTATTGATGATGTGACTAAAAAATACAATATTCCGGTAATTTTTAATTTCCCGGCAGGACATATTCAGGATAATCGTGCTCTGGTTATGGGAAGTACGATTTCTATTGAAGTGAATGCTTCCGGAAGTACTGTTGTTTTTAAGTAA
- a CDS encoding aspartate kinase: MKTVSSIVENYIKTKPFLLNALSLGIINLTSLSRNIMTELESEFGKEVKQGAVVMSLKRLTEELDFKLNHKINKVIKNIGEITVRSELTDYTFAASDTVLNKQADLISDINVLSDIFYTSSRGVNETNIVVSSSINHLVEKHFIREKLIQKLDNLASITVKLPKENIVVPGIYYFIFQRLAWEGIIINEVISTSNEFTILVGEEQVDVAFKVIKDLKN; this comes from the coding sequence ATGAAAACCGTTTCTTCTATTGTAGAAAATTACATCAAGACAAAGCCATTTTTACTCAATGCACTTTCTCTTGGAATTATTAACCTGACTTCTTTGTCGCGCAATATCATGACCGAACTGGAAAGTGAATTCGGGAAAGAAGTTAAACAAGGCGCTGTAGTAATGTCCCTAAAAAGACTGACAGAAGAGTTAGATTTTAAACTGAACCACAAAATCAACAAGGTCATTAAAAACATTGGTGAAATTACGGTTCGTTCTGAATTGACAGATTACACTTTTGCAGCTTCTGACACTGTTTTAAACAAACAGGCCGATTTGATTTCGGATATTAATGTACTGTCTGATATTTTTTATACCTCATCACGTGGTGTAAACGAAACCAATATTGTAGTAAGCAGCAGTATTAACCATTTAGTAGAGAAACATTTTATCCGCGAAAAACTGATTCAGAAATTAGATAATCTGGCTTCTATTACTGTAAAATTACCAAAAGAAAACATTGTAGTTCCCGGGATTTATTATTTCATTTTTCAGCGTTTAGCCTGGGAAGGAATTATTATCAATGAGGTAATTTCGACTTCAAACGAATTTACAATTCTGGTAGGAGAAGAACAAGTTGATGTTGCTTTTAAAGTAATTAAAGATTTGAAAAATTAA
- a CDS encoding endonuclease/exonuclease/phosphatase family protein yields the protein MRIIILRICFIFLFSITAFGQAKQYSIHTVAFYNFENLFDTIDDIYTNDNEWTPNGTQNWTTEKYNQKLQNLSKVISEIGKPKNPNAPVLIGGSEIENRGVLEDLVKQPKLLSFDYGIIHFDSPDKRGIDVALLYQKKYFKPVTFSNIPLYILKNKNVQEQKKEEATDEETTMTIQNNRVFTRDQLLITGFLEGEEISIIVNHWPSRSGGEKATSEYREAAGKLNRRIIDSLQQINPNAKVITMGDLNDGPYNKSIKVVLGTKAKKSEVPEFGTYNPFEEMAKRGMGTTAFRDSWDIFDQIIITESLIKPDFSSFKFWKAGIFNKPYLIQTSGKYKGYPLRHSTNEVGFSDHFPVYIYLIKEM from the coding sequence ATGCGAATCATTATACTTAGAATTTGTTTTATTTTCTTGTTTTCTATTACAGCTTTTGGTCAGGCTAAACAATATAGCATTCACACAGTTGCGTTTTACAATTTCGAAAATCTTTTTGACACGATTGATGATATTTACACCAATGATAATGAATGGACACCAAACGGAACGCAAAACTGGACAACAGAAAAATATAATCAGAAGCTGCAGAACCTTTCTAAAGTCATCTCAGAAATTGGTAAACCCAAAAATCCAAATGCACCTGTTTTGATTGGAGGTTCGGAAATTGAAAACAGAGGCGTTCTGGAAGACTTAGTCAAACAGCCCAAATTATTGTCTTTTGATTACGGAATCATCCATTTTGATTCGCCGGATAAACGAGGAATAGATGTGGCATTATTATATCAGAAGAAATATTTTAAACCCGTTACTTTTTCGAATATACCTTTATATATATTAAAAAATAAAAATGTACAAGAACAGAAAAAAGAAGAAGCAACAGATGAGGAAACAACAATGACAATTCAAAACAACCGTGTTTTTACGCGTGACCAGCTTTTGATAACCGGTTTTCTGGAAGGAGAAGAAATCAGTATTATTGTCAATCACTGGCCGTCGCGTTCCGGTGGAGAAAAAGCCACAAGCGAATATCGCGAAGCAGCCGGAAAATTAAACCGAAGAATAATTGATTCACTGCAGCAAATTAATCCAAACGCAAAAGTGATTACTATGGGAGATTTAAATGACGGTCCTTATAATAAAAGTATAAAAGTAGTTTTGGGGACAAAAGCCAAAAAGTCTGAAGTTCCCGAATTTGGGACTTACAATCCCTTTGAAGAAATGGCAAAACGCGGTATGGGAACAACAGCTTTTCGGGATTCCTGGGACATTTTCGATCAGATTATCATAACGGAATCGCTTATAAAACCTGATTTTTCATCGTTTAAATTCTGGAAAGCCGGAATTTTCAATAAACCGTATCTTATTCAAACTTCAGGAAAATACAAAGGATATCCTTTGCGGCACAGTACAAACGAAGTGGGTTTCAGTGACCATTTTCCGGTATATATTTATCTGATAAAAGAAATGTAA
- a CDS encoding alpha-N-arabinofuranosidase, with protein MKKNLLFLFVALSLQTISAQNQTTIIAIKNDAGAPTINKNIYGHFAEHLGRCIYGGFFVGDTSKIPNTKGVRNDIIAALKDLKIPNLRWPGGCFADTYHWKDGIGPQEQRPTIVNKWWGGVTEDNSFGTHDFLNMCEVLGAEPYLSGNVGSGTVQELADWVQYTNFSGKSPMSDLRRKNGRTEPWKVKFWGIGNEAWGCGGNMTAEYYAGEYRKFATFMSDWENTGGITRIASGSNGSDYNWTEVMMKNIPLNMLGGLGVHHYAVIDWNKKGDGVDFTELQYFQTMKSALKMEELVTKHAAIMDKYDPEKKVAMLVDEWGGWYEVEKGTNPGFLYQQNTMRDAVLAGATLNIFNNHADRVRMANLAQCVNVLQAVILTDKAKMITTPTYHVMKLYAVHQDAKLLPVSFQSPLYTVNGETLPAVSASASKDKNGAVHISLVNVDSKNKNKIEIDIKDLGVKNFTGSVITSSKLQDYNSFDTPNKIVPVIFKGFENKKGKLEITIPPFSVVVLEGK; from the coding sequence ATGAAAAAAAACCTTCTATTTTTATTTGTTGCACTTTCTTTACAAACGATTTCTGCACAAAACCAAACCACAATAATTGCCATAAAAAATGATGCTGGTGCTCCAACTATCAACAAAAATATTTATGGGCATTTTGCTGAACATTTGGGACGCTGCATTTATGGAGGTTTTTTTGTGGGAGATACTTCTAAAATACCCAATACTAAGGGAGTTCGAAACGACATTATTGCGGCTTTAAAAGATTTAAAAATTCCAAATCTAAGATGGCCTGGAGGTTGTTTTGCTGATACCTATCACTGGAAAGACGGAATTGGCCCTCAGGAACAAAGACCAACAATTGTAAATAAATGGTGGGGAGGTGTGACTGAAGATAATAGTTTTGGAACTCATGATTTTTTGAATATGTGTGAAGTTCTTGGAGCTGAGCCATATTTGTCAGGAAATGTAGGAAGCGGAACTGTTCAGGAATTAGCTGACTGGGTTCAGTACACCAATTTTAGCGGTAAAAGTCCGATGAGTGACTTACGCAGAAAAAACGGAAGAACAGAGCCATGGAAAGTTAAATTCTGGGGAATCGGAAATGAAGCGTGGGGCTGTGGAGGAAATATGACTGCAGAATATTATGCAGGTGAATATAGAAAATTTGCCACTTTCATGTCGGATTGGGAAAATACCGGAGGGATTACCCGTATTGCATCAGGTTCTAATGGTTCAGATTACAACTGGACTGAAGTCATGATGAAAAACATTCCTCTTAATATGCTGGGCGGTTTGGGTGTACACCACTATGCTGTAATCGACTGGAACAAAAAAGGTGACGGTGTAGATTTTACGGAACTACAATATTTTCAAACTATGAAATCTGCTTTGAAAATGGAAGAACTTGTTACCAAACATGCCGCTATAATGGATAAATATGATCCTGAGAAAAAAGTAGCCATGCTGGTTGACGAATGGGGCGGATGGTATGAAGTAGAAAAAGGAACAAATCCAGGATTTTTATATCAGCAAAATACGATGAGAGATGCGGTTTTGGCCGGAGCAACCCTTAATATTTTCAATAATCATGCAGACAGGGTTCGTATGGCAAATTTAGCACAGTGTGTGAATGTGTTGCAGGCTGTAATTCTGACTGATAAAGCTAAAATGATTACAACACCAACGTATCATGTCATGAAATTATATGCGGTTCACCAGGATGCAAAATTATTACCTGTAAGTTTTCAGTCACCTTTATATACAGTTAATGGGGAAACCCTTCCGGCAGTATCAGCTTCTGCTTCAAAAGATAAAAATGGAGCGGTTCATATTTCTTTAGTAAATGTAGATTCTAAAAATAAAAATAAAATTGAAATAGATATAAAAGATCTGGGAGTTAAAAATTTCACAGGGTCTGTAATTACATCTTCAAAGCTACAGGATTACAATTCTTTCGATACACCAAATAAAATTGTACCAGTCATTTTTAAAGGTTTCGAAAATAAAAAAGGGAAACTGGAGATTACCATTCCGCCTTTCTCAGTGGTTGTTTTAGAAGGAAAATAG
- a CDS encoding L-ribulose-5-phosphate 4-epimerase has product MSSLYKDLKQECYEANMQLNALNLVVYTFGNVSAVDRKNGVFAIKPSGVPYEDLKPEDIVIVDFDNNIIEGTMRPSSDTKTHAYLYKNWPNIGGVAHTHATYSVAWAQSQQDIPIFGTTHADHLTADIPCAPPMADSLIEGNYEHNTGIQILDCFKEKNLSYEEVEMVLIGNHGPFAWGKNAAKAVYNSKVLEVVAEMAYLTLQINPNAPRLKDSLIKKHYNRKHGKDSYYGQ; this is encoded by the coding sequence ATGAGTTCTCTTTATAAAGATTTAAAACAAGAATGCTACGAAGCCAACATGCAGTTAAATGCGTTGAATCTGGTAGTGTATACTTTTGGAAATGTAAGTGCAGTTGACAGAAAAAATGGCGTTTTTGCCATTAAGCCAAGCGGTGTTCCTTACGAAGATTTAAAGCCTGAAGATATTGTAATTGTTGATTTTGACAACAATATTATCGAAGGAACTATGCGTCCGTCATCAGATACTAAAACGCATGCTTATTTATATAAAAACTGGCCTAATATTGGGGGAGTTGCTCATACACACGCAACGTATTCAGTAGCCTGGGCGCAATCTCAGCAGGATATTCCAATCTTCGGAACTACACACGCAGACCACTTAACAGCTGATATTCCGTGTGCTCCGCCAATGGCAGATTCTTTAATTGAAGGAAACTATGAACACAATACGGGAATTCAGATTCTGGATTGTTTCAAAGAAAAAAATCTTTCATACGAAGAAGTTGAAATGGTTTTGATCGGAAACCACGGTCCGTTTGCCTGGGGAAAAAATGCAGCAAAAGCGGTTTACAACAGTAAAGTTTTGGAAGTAGTAGCCGAAATGGCGTACCTGACTTTACAAATAAACCCGAATGCACCACGATTAAAAGATTCATTGATAAAGAAACATTACAACCGTAAACACGGAAAAGATTCGTATTACGGACAATAG
- a CDS encoding YraN family protein: MAEHNELGKKGEDLAVEFLLQNDYKILERNWTFQKAEIDIIAKKENIVTVIEVKTRSSIDFGLPQDFVKPKKIQLLIKAVNAYINDREKDFEDDLEIRFDIIAIHKTQETFAVEHLTDAFYHF; the protein is encoded by the coding sequence ATGGCTGAACACAACGAACTAGGAAAAAAAGGTGAAGATCTTGCCGTAGAATTTCTGCTACAAAACGACTATAAAATTTTAGAAAGAAACTGGACTTTTCAAAAAGCCGAAATTGATATTATTGCCAAAAAAGAAAATATCGTTACTGTTATCGAAGTCAAAACAAGATCGAGTATAGATTTTGGACTTCCGCAGGATTTTGTTAAACCAAAAAAGATTCAGCTGCTCATAAAAGCAGTAAATGCCTACATAAACGATAGGGAAAAAGATTTTGAAGACGATTTAGAAATTCGTTTTGATATAATTGCCATCCATAAAACTCAGGAAACATTTGCTGTTGAGCATCTTACTGACGCTTTTTATCATTTTTAA
- a CDS encoding helix-turn-helix domain-containing protein, which produces MKEIGEKIREVRKKKGLSQEELAESSKVNLRTIQRIENNESEPRGKTLHLICEVLDINAEDILDYGKKEDHHYLIILHLSVLAFLVIPVGNIILPLILWMTKKDKIIGMKEAGANLLNFQIIWSVFAYISITLFALFKIMHWGPSDILFYIVVILYALNVILPILSAVRIRNGNAQNGYPKLIRIIK; this is translated from the coding sequence ATGAAAGAAATCGGAGAAAAAATTAGGGAAGTCAGAAAGAAAAAAGGGTTGTCTCAGGAAGAACTGGCAGAATCTTCCAAAGTAAATTTAAGAACCATCCAGCGAATTGAAAACAACGAAAGCGAACCACGCGGTAAAACACTCCATTTGATTTGTGAAGTTCTGGACATAAACGCAGAGGACATTTTAGATTACGGAAAAAAAGAAGACCATCATTATCTGATAATTTTACATCTTTCCGTATTAGCGTTTTTGGTTATTCCAGTAGGAAATATTATTCTTCCCTTAATTTTATGGATGACCAAAAAAGATAAAATTATTGGTATGAAAGAAGCTGGAGCTAACCTTTTGAATTTTCAGATAATATGGTCTGTTTTTGCTTATATTTCAATAACTCTTTTCGCCTTATTTAAAATTATGCATTGGGGTCCAAGTGATATTTTATTTTATATCGTGGTTATACTTTACGCACTAAATGTAATTTTGCCGATACTATCTGCTGTTAGAATAAGAAATGGAAATGCACAAAATGGGTATCCGAAGTTAATTAGAATTATAAAATAG